One stretch of Armigeres subalbatus isolate Guangzhou_Male chromosome 2, GZ_Asu_2, whole genome shotgun sequence DNA includes these proteins:
- the LOC134217627 gene encoding vitellin-degrading protease-like, with protein MLSTVSFLLLIVILLLEIISPTSAIVGGYLEEIETTPWMVSISVKNVGLVCGGVIVSPRLILTAAYCVFRQSPMDLSIRVGSKFADRDGYTLYPESIIIHNYFDASSKDNNLALLWMSTAFRETNSVSPIKVKTNADYVPVGTQCMISGYGRTDTSNAVSYSGLRSAVIKTMNRETCTQRLYPWVITDTMICASANGEDGCDGDAGGPLICAGKLSGIMSWGKGCGREGGIGIYADVGSARRWLTDHGVP; from the coding sequence ATGTTGTCCACCGTTTCATTTCTATTACTAATAGTCATCTTGCTGCTGGAAATCATATCCCCTACTTCAGCAATCGTTGGAGGATATCTAGAGGAAATCGAAACTACGCCATGGATGGTGTCAATTTCAGTGAAGAACGTTGGTCTCGTTTGTGGTGGTGTGATTGTTTCACCTCGTTTGATCCTCACAGCAGCATATTGCGTTTTCCGCCAAAGCCCAATGGATCTCTCCATCAGGGTGGGTTCGAAATTTGCGGACAGAGACGGTTACACATTGTATCCAGAAAGCATTATCATTCATAACTACTTCGATGCATCTAGCAAGGATAATAACTTGGCGTTGTTGTGGATGTCGACAGCGTTTCGGGAAACCAATTCCGTGTCTCCCATTAAGGTAAAAACGAACGCGGATTATGTGCCCGTTGGGACACAGTGTATGATATCCGGCTATGGTCGTACAGATACATCGAATGCAGTATCTTATAGTGGTCTCAGAAGTGCGGTAATTAAAACAATGAACCGTGAAACATGCACTCAGAGATTGTACCCATGGGTTATCACAGACACGATGATTTGTGCCAGCGCAAATGGAGAAGACGGGTGCGATGGAGATGCCGGGGGTCCATTGATTTGTGCTGGTAAACTTAGTGGAATAATGTCCTGGGGCAAAGGATGCGGTCGTGAAGGAGGAATTGGAATTTACGCCGATGTGGGTAGCGCAAGAAGGTGGCTGACTGATCATGGAGTACCATAA